A region from the Coffea eugenioides isolate CCC68of chromosome 9, Ceug_1.0, whole genome shotgun sequence genome encodes:
- the LOC113783516 gene encoding dynamin-related protein 4C-like, translating into MGAVINDSDFVSEEITKALIEAAHDHIERLAIQAPIVSSYNERIRPLLDCVDRLRNLKVMQEGIQLPTIVVVGDQSSGKSSVLESLAGISLPRGQGICTRVPLIMRLQSHPSPVPELSLEFNGRVVPTDEDHIAEAIRVATDEIAGKSKGISNVPMTLTVKKNGVPDLTMVDLPGITRVPVHGQPEDIYEQISAIIMEYIKPEESIILNVLSATVDFSTCESIRMSQKVDKTGERTLAVVTKADKSPEGLLEKVTADDVNIGLGYVCVRNRIGDESYEEARAVEAMLFETHPLLSKIHKSIVGIPVLAQKLVQIQATIISKCLPDIVRKINDKLTASVAELNKLPQQLKSVPEAVTAFMRIISSAKESLRKIFIRGEFDEYPDEKEMHCTARLAEMLSAYSEDLQSISIQSEQKQTFLVEEISILEEAKGINLPNFLPRSVFLISLHKKVRAVSATPDEFVNKFWEYLQGVLVPVLMKHSANYPQLQPSIRRAAQSLVSKKREQSVDWVLQIIEMEKLTDYTCNPEYAATWHDLMKSQDRFMIIMNDHKKTTTLEIDGIGEVEVGHLRNHLVVAQQAFDLKMRMTAYWKIVLRRLVDSMALHLLFSSQNLVNKDLETEMVNEFMGPHGGGLERMLEESPSVADKRDRLNGSIRLLRESKETVAEIMDNIAAYGD; encoded by the coding sequence ATGGGTGCAGTAATCAATGACTCCGATTTTGTTTCTGAAGAAATCACCAAAGCCCTCATTGAAGCTGCTCATGATCATATAGAACGACTAGCAATCCAAGCCCCCATCGTATCATCCTATAATGAACGCATTAGGCCATTACTGGACTGCGTAGACAGGCTACGAAACCTTAAAGTCATGCAAGAAGGAATCCAGCTTCCAACAATTGTTGTTGTTGGAGATCAATCTTCAGGTAAGTCCAGCGTTCTAGAGTCCTTGGCTGGAATTAGCCTGCCTAGGGGACAAGGGATATGCACAAGGGTTCCCTTGATTATGAGGCTGCAAAGTCATCCCAGTCCCGTGCCAGAGCTGAGCTTGGAGTTCAACGGAAGAGTTGTTCCAACCGATGAGGACCATATTGCTGAGGCCATCAGGGTTGCAACTGATGAGATTGCTGGCAAAAGTAAGGGAATATCAAATGTTCCCATGACTTTGACTGTTAAAAAAAATGGTGTCCCTGATCTTACTATGGTAGATTTACCTGGGATTACTAGAGTTCCAGTTCATGGGCAGCCGGAAGACATCTACGAGCAAATATCGGCAATTATCATGGAGTATATCAAGCCAGAAGAAAGCATAATACTCAATGTTTTATCAGCTACTGTTGATTTTTCGACTTGTGAATCAATTCGGATGTCCCAAAAAGTCGACAAAACAGGCGAAAGAACTCTGGCAGTTGTCACAAAGGCCGACAAATCCCCTGAAGGCTTGCTCGAGAAGGTAACGGCTGATGATGTGAATATTGGACTTGGATACGTCTGTGTGAGAAATCGAATTGGCGATGAATCATACGAGGAAGCTCGAGCTGTAGAAGCTATGCTTTTTGAAACACATCCGTTGCTGTCCAAGATCCACAAGTCTATCGTTGGCATTCCTGTTTTAGCCCAGAAACTGGTGCAAATTCAGGCAACCATAATTTCAAAATGCTTGCCAGATATTGTGAGAAAGATCAATGACAAGCTAACTGCAAGTGTTGCAGAGCTGAACAAGTTGCCACAACAGTTGAAATCGGTTCCTGAAGCAGTCACTGCTTTTATGCGCATCATATCTTCAGCCAAAGAGTCCCTGAGGAAAATATTTATCAGAGGGGAATTCGATGAGTATCCAGATGAAAAGGAAATGCATTGTACTGCTAGACTGGCAGAGATGCTGAGCGCTTACTCTGAGGATTTGCAGTCCATCTCTATCCAAAGTGAACAAAAGCAGACCTTCTTGGTGGAAGAGATTAGCATCCTGGAGGAAGCTAAAGGTATAAACCTACCTAATTTCCTTCCTCGTAGTGTTTTTCTCATCTCACTGCATAAAAAGGTCAGGGCCGTTTCTGCTACACCAGATGAGTTTGTGAACAAGTTTTGGGAGTACTTACAAGGGGTGTTAGTTCCTGTCTTGATGAAGCACTCTGCAAACTACCCACAACTTCAACCTTCAATCAGAAGAGCTGCCCAAAGTCTTGTTTCCAAGAAAAGGGAGCAGTCAGTTGATTGGGTATTGCAGATTATCGAAATGGAAAAACTCACTGATTATACTTGCAATCCTGAGTACGCTGCAACCTGGCATGATTTGATGAAAAGCCAGGACAGGTTCATGATCATTATGAATGATCATAAGAAAACAACAACTCTAGAGATTGATGGAATTGGTGAGGTTGAAGTCGGGCATCTGAGAAATCATCTGGTCGTTGCACAACAAGCTTTTGATCTGAAAATGAGGATGACTGCTTATTGGAAGATTGTCCTGAGGAGGTTGGTTGATAGCATGGCTTTGCATTTACTCTTCAGCAGCCAAAATCTGGTGAACAAAGACTTGGAAACCGAAATGGTGAATGAGTTCATGGGACCTCACGGGGGTGGATTGGAGCGGATGTTGGAGGAATCTCCATCTGTTGCTGATAAACGTGACAGATTGAATGGAAGCATCCGGTTGCTGAGGGAGTCTAAAGAGACTGTTGCTGAGATAATGGACAACATTGCTGCTTATGGCGATTAG
- the LOC113782739 gene encoding dynamin-related protein 4C-like, with product MSVLRDGSNVVSEGITKDLVQAVHDQEEMQAIQAPIVSSYNERIRPLLDCIDRLRNLKVTQEGIQLPTIVVVGDQSSGKSSVLESLAGISLPRGQGICTRVPLIMRLQSHPSPEPELSLEFNGRVVPTDEDHIAEAISVATDEIAGRSKGISNVPLTLIVKKNGVPDLTMVDLPGITRVPVHGQPEDIYEQISAIIMEYIKPEESIILNVLSATVDFSTCESIRMSQKVDKMGERTLAVVTKADKSSEGLLEKVTADDVNIGLGYVCVRNRIGDESYEEAQAVEASLFETHPFLSKIHKSMVGIPVLAQKLVQIQATIISKCLPDIVRKINDKLSTSVAELNKLPQQLKSVPEAVTAFMRIISSAKESLRKIFIRGEFDEYPDEKEMHCTARLAEMLSDYYEDLQLISIKVEQKQAFLEEEISILEEAKGISLPNFLPRTAFRTSLQKMVMAISATPAGFVNKFWEYLQGVLVPVLMKHSDNYPQLQPSIRRAAQNLVSKKREQSADWVSQIIEMEKLTDYTCNPEYSATWHDLMRSQDRFMIIMNDCTKSTSLVIDGIGEVEVGHLRNHLVVAQQAFDLKMRMTAYWKIVLRRLVDSMALHLLFSIQNLVNKDMETEMVNELNGTHGGALERMLEESPSIAGKRYRLNGSIKLLRESKEIVAEIMDKIAAYAD from the coding sequence atgagTGTACTAAGAGACGGCTCCAATGTTGTTTCTGAAGGAATCACCAAAGACCTCGTTCAAGCTGTTCATGATCAAGAAGAAATGCAAGCAATCCAAGCCCCCATCGTGTCATCCTACAATGAACGCATTAGGCCATTGCTGGACTGCATAGACAGGCTACGAAACCTTAAAGTCACGCAAGAAGGAATCCAGCTTCCAACAATTGTTGTTGTAGGAGATCAATCTTCAGGTAAGTCCAGCGTTCTAGAGTCCTTGGCTGGAATTAGCTTGCCTAGGGGACAAGGGATATGCACAAGGGTTCCCTTGATTATGAGGCTCCAAAGTCATCCCAGTCCCGAGCCAGAGCTGAGCTTGGAGTTCAACGGAAGAGTTGTTCCAACCGATGAGGACCATATTGCTGAGGCCATCAGCGTTGCAACTGATGAGATTGCTGGCAGAAGCAAGGGAATATCAAATGTTCCCCTGACTTTGATTGTTAAGAAGAATGGGGTCCCTGATCTTACTATGGTGGATTTACCTGGGATTACTAGAGTTCCAGTTCACGGGCAGCCTGAAGACATCTATGAGCAAATATCAGCAATCATTATGGAGTATATTAAACCAGAAGAAAGCATAATACTCAATGTTTTATCAGCTACTGTTGATTTTTCAACTTGTGAATCAATTCGGATGTCCCAAAAAGTCGACAAAATGGGCGAAAGAACTCTGGCAGTTGTCACCAAGGCAGACAAATCCTCTGAAGGCTTGCTCGAGAAGGTAACGGCTGATGATGTGAATATTGGACTTGGATACGTCTGTGTGAGAAATCGAATTGGCGATGAATCATACGAGGAAGCTCAAGCTGTAGAAGCTTCACTTTTTGAAACACATCCGTTTCTGTCCAAGATCCACAAGTCTATGGTTGGCATTCCTGTTTTAGCCCAGAAACTGGTGCAAATTCAGGCaactataatttcaaaatgCTTGCCAGATATTGTGAGAAAGATCAATGACAAGCTAAGTACAAGTGTTGCAGAGCTGAACAAGTTGCCACAACAGTTGAAATCCGTTCCTGAAGCAGTCACTGCTTTTATGCGCATCATTTCTTCAGCCAAAGAGTCCCTGAGGAAAATATTTATCAGAGGGGAATTCGATGAGTATCCAGATGAAAAGGAAATGCATTGTACTGCTAGACTGGCAGAGATGCTGAGCGATTACTATGAGGATTTGCAGTTAATCTCTATCAAAGTTGAACAAAAGCAGGCCTTCTTGGAGGAAGAGATTAGCATCCTGGAGGAAGCTAAAGGTATAAGCTTACCTAATTTCCTTCCTCGCACAGCATTTCGCACTTCACTACAAAAAATGGTCATGGCCATTTCCGCTACACCCGCTGGATTTGTGAACAAGTTTTGGGAGTATTTACAAGGGGTGTTAGTTCCTGTCTTGATGAAGCACTCTGACAACTACCCACAACTTCAACCTTCAATCAGAAGAGCAGCCCAAAATCTTGTTTCCAAAAAAAGGGAGCAGTCAGCTGATTGGGTATCGCAGATCATCGAAATGGAGAAACTCACCGATTATACTTGTAATCCTGAGTATTCTGCAACCTGGCATGATCTGATGAGAAGCCAGGACAGGTTCATGATCATTATGAATGATTGTACGAAATCAACAAGTCTAGTGATTGATGGAATTGGTGAGGTTGAAGTCGGGCATCTGAGAAATCATCTGGTCGTTGCACAACAAGCTTTTGATCTGAAAATGAGGATGACTGCTTATTGGAAGATTGTCCTGAGGAGGTTGGTTGATAGCATGGCTTTGCATTTACTCTTCAGCATCCAAAATCTGGTGAACAAAGACATGGAAACCGAAATGGTGAATGAGTTAAATGGAACTCACGGGGGTGCATTGGAACGGATGCTGGAGGAATCTCCATCTATTGCTGGTAAACGTTACAGATTGAATGGAAGCATCAAGTTGCTGAGGGAGTCTAAAGAGATTGTTGCAGAGATAATGGACAAAATTGCTGCTTATGCTGATTGA
- the LOC113782046 gene encoding uncharacterized protein LOC113782046, translated as MAVIDRFTKYGHFISLTSNYTAQDVAQLFFNHVCKLHGLPLSIVSDRDKQPTKWRQRLTAVEWWYNTNYHSALQMTPFMALYGYPPSQISLLPSVENSSIATNWVKGRQDWHRLLKENLEVAQNRMKQNADKHRVERSFEVGDGVYLKLQPYRQSSIALRRNLKLSSKYYGPSKILQKVGAYKLELPADTPIHPVFHVSMLKKSAKGVSVSGSLPQVMDDGTVKVAPQAILDRRIIKRGNSAVTQVLVHWVNMSPAEATW; from the exons ATGGCGGTCATTGATAGATTCACCAAATATGGACATTTCATATCCCTTACCAGCAATTACACAGCTCAAGATGTAGCTCAGTTGTTCTTTAATCATGTTTGCAAACTACATGGCCTACCTCTTAGCATAGTCTCAGATAGAGACAAG CAACCTACCAAATGGAGACAGAGGTTGACTGCAGTTGAGTGGTGGTATAACACCAATTACCACTCGGCTTTACAGATGACTCCTTTCATGGCTCTTTATGGTTATCCTCCCTCTCAAATTAGCTTGTTGCCATCTGTGGAAAACTCCTCAATAGCTACAAATTGGGTGAAGGGAAGACAAGATTGGCATAGATTGTTGAAAGAAAATCTAGAGGTAGCTCAGAATAGGATGAAGCAGAATGCAGATAAGCATAGGGTAGAGAGAAGTTTTGAAGTAGGAGATGGGGTGTACTTGAAGCTTCAACCATACAGACAAAGCTCTATAGCACTTAGAAGAAATCTGAAGCTTTCATCCAAATACTATGGACCTTCTAAAATTTTACAGAAGGTTGGAGCTTATAAACTGGAGTTACCAGCAGATACTCCCATTCATCCTGTATTCCATGTATCTATGTTAAAAAAGTCTGCTAAGGGTGTATCCGTGAGTGGTAGTTTGCCTCAAGTTATGGATGATGGCACTGTGAAAGTGGCCCCTCAAGCCATCTTGGATAGAAGAATAATAAAGAGAGGAAATTCTGCAGTCACTCAAGTACTGGTGCATTGGGTGAACATGTCTCCTGCAGAAGCAACGTGGTAA